From Solea senegalensis isolate Sse05_10M linkage group LG7, IFAPA_SoseM_1, whole genome shotgun sequence, a single genomic window includes:
- the fam214a gene encoding protein FAM214A — translation MTLENMKTDRDATEEFFEYDAEEFLVFLTLLITEGRTPEYSVKGRTEGLHCPPAQSAMPPLHKHECSDKLPQCRQARRTRSEVILLWRNSIPIMIEVMLLPDCCYGDECPPSDPISDPVIKQDALLLERWTLQAVPRQSGDRFIEEKTLLLAVRSYVFFSQLSAWLSASHGIVPRNILYRISAADEELEWQFSQPPTEHIFPIPNVSQSVALQVHVQSLPRQPTYPTLACSIHTGLPPLYSKTPSLNPNHNSHGGLPTLKKSLDPSKDNLHHNPNMYSKSTNSMSGRLLNGFPIPNLPINNIPIKSLPHTAVPPPYSKKSQEPTESHAYQNGDLPQVNIPQRQGSPLFHRSTHSPTPPRSHSPSALPTSKAGKWLYSALNGSPDSTQVDDYGSGTNSSERSKGPITEPLRAFKNLSLAEPPRCPSPRPTATETNPLIGSLLQERQEVIARIAQRLNFCDPTAPPLPPGLFASDNPPKAMWGSNHEDVTASKTKEPEVPLYESVGCAWSSPFNTPVTDTSFSKRESASPKPAACRKLKMTETRDREEERNGEMERDREKERDRDSSLIAQAVQDITRLIQERLSVPSLSPRHSRSSSPLHHTHTTTVTHTVRTYSHIPHIPQASHTATNGYTNGHIPSHEPHRGSTRTAATHAPVCTNETHVDQGTERHSPQAQNGAHFTLEEPSFKRQSRTQAGRCLRTPPSHETPPASPSFENSPRSGQFFSWTNNDASPATNCNINHIHNHSKPQPQSHMKMQNCVKAQASALHDENQAPTESGCSSSSSPDTTPHPTVLRAHSPSPLRPCNSWKKQNRHSLDATATKAFHPCTGLPLLSSPVPQRRTQTGYFDLDTSLTGCKGLPWASGKRVCPKREGYTDESQQLFSASAPPASLSLLGNFEECVLNYRLEPLGLVEGFTAEVGASGSFCPSHLTLPVDVSFYSVSDDNAPSPYMGVINLESLGKRGYRVPPSGTIQVTLFNPNKTVVKMFVVMYDLRAMPAGHQTFLRQRTFSVPVRRDSNSQSSRRSAALGQGRTLRYLVHLRFQSSKSGKIYLHRDIRLLFSRKSMEVDSGAAYELQSFTELPIDPPFSPRC, via the exons ATGCAACCGAGGAGTTTTTCGAGTATGATGCGGAGGAGTTCCTGGTGTTCCTGACCTTGCTCATCACAGAGGGAAGGACGCCAGAGTATTCTGTGAAGGGGAGAACCGAGGGGCTGCACTGTCCGCCAGCCCAGTCGGCCATGCCGCCTCTTCACAAGCATGAATGCAGCGACAAACTGCCCCAG tgTCGGCAGGCAAGGCGAACCCGATCAGAGGTGATCCTGCTTTGGCGGAATAGCATCCCTATCATGATCGAGGTCATGCTCCTGCCTGACTGTTGCTATGGTGACGAGTGCCCCCCGAGTGACCCCATCAGTGACCCAGTCATAAAACAGGATGCCCTGCTGCTGGAGAGATGGACCCTGCAAGCAGTTCCAAGACA gAGCGGCGATCGTTTCATTGAGGAGAAGACCCTGCTGCTAGCTGTTCGCTCGTATGTGTTCTTCTCTCAGCTCAGCGCCTGGCTCAGTGCCTCCCATGGCATTGTCCCCAGAAACATCCTGTACAG GATCAGTGCTGCTGATGAGGAGCTGGAGTGGCAGTTTTCCCAGCCACCTACAGAGCATATATTCCCCATCCCCAATGTATCTCAGAGTGTTGCACTGCAGGTTCACGTCCAGTCCCTCCCCCGACAACCCACCTACCCCACCCTTGCGTGCAGCATTCATACCGGCCTGCCTCCTCTTTACAGCAAGACCCCGAGCCTTAACCCAAATCACAACAGCCATGGTGGCCTGCCCACCCTCAAAAAGAGCCTGGACCCGAGCAAAGACAACCTCCATCACAACCCTAACATGTACAGCAAGAGCACCAACTCCATGTCTGGCCGCCTTCTCAACGGATTCCCCATTCCCAATCTCCCCATCAACAACATCCCCATCAAAAGCCTTCCTCACACTGCGGTGCCACCTCCCTACAGCAAGAAGAGCCAGGAGCCGACTGAGAGTCACGCATATCAGAACGGAGATCTTCCACAGGTCAACATTCCCCAACGTCAGGGCTCACCACTGTTCCACAGATCCACCCACTCGCCTACGCCGCCTCGCTCCCACTCCCCGTCTGCGCTTCCCACAAGTAAAGCAGGAAAGTGGCTGTACTCGGCCCTCAATGGTTCCCCTGACTCCACACAAGTGGACGACTATGGCTCTGGCACCAACAGCAGTGAGAGGTCAAAGGGGCCCATCACTGAGCCCCTGAGGGCTTTTAAGAATCTTTCCTTGGCTGAGCCACCCCGCTGCCCCTCCCCAAGACCCACTGCAACTGAAACAAACCCCCTGATTGGCTCCCTGCTGCAGGAGAGACAGGAAGTTATTGCCCGCATCGCACAGAGGCTCAACTTCTGCGACCCCACAGCACCACCACTCCCTCCTGGCCTTTTTGCATCCGACAACCCTCCAAAAGCCATGTGGGGTAGTAACCATGAAGACGTAACTGCCAGTAAGACCAAAGAGCCTGAGGTACCACTCTATGAATCTGTGGGATGTGCGTGGTCCAGCCCCTTCAACACACCCGTGACTGACACTTCTTTCAGCAAAAGAGAGAGCGCCTCTCCTAAACCTGCGGCATGCAGGAAGCTGAAAATGACtgagacaagagacagagaggaggagaggaatggagagatggaaagggacagagagaaggaaagggACAGAGACAGCTCCCTCATCGCACAGGCAGTACAAGACATCACCAGACTCATCCAGGAGAGGCTGTCTGTCCCCTCGCTGTCCCCCAGgcacagcaggagcagcagccctctgcaccacacacacacaacaacagtcacacacacggtTCGCACATACTCACACATCCCACACATCCCACAGGCATCACACACTGCCACCAACGGCTACACCAACGGGCACATACCCAGCCATGAACCTCACAGGGGCAGCACGCGCACCGCTGCCACACATGCACCCGTTTGCACAAACGAGACCCACGTTGATCAGGGGACCGAACGCCATTCTCCCCAGGCCCAAAATGGTGCTCACTTTACACTTGAAGAACCCTCGTTCAAACGTCAGTCCCGCACCCAAGCTGGTCGGTGTTTACGAACTCCCCCAAGCCATGAAACCCCCCCTGCCTCCCCCAGCTTTGAGAACAGCCCGAGGAGTGGCCAGTTTTTCAGTTGGACTAATAACGATGCCAGCCCAGCCACGAACTGTAACATCAACCACATCCACAACCACAGCAAGCCTCAGCCTCAGTCCCACATGAAGATGCAGAACTGTGTGAAAGCCCAGGCCTCTGCCCTCCACGATGAGAACCAGGCACCCACAGAGTCTGGATGCTCCAGCTCTTCCAGTCCTGATACAACTCCCCATCCTACTGTACTG CGCGCTCACAGCCCCTCCCCTCTGCGTCCCTGCAACAGCTGGAAGAAACAAAATCGCCACTCCTTAGACGCCACCGCAACCAAGGCCTTCCACCCCTGCACTGGGCTGCCACTACTATCAAGCCCT GTTCCTCAGAGGAGAACTCAAACTGGTTACTTTGACCTGGACACCTCTCTGACTGGCTGTAAGGGTCTGCCTTGGGCCTCTGGAAAAAG GGTGTGTCCAAAAAGAGAGGGGTACACGGACGAGTCGCAGCAGCTGTTCAGTGCCAGTGCTCCACCTGCCAGTCTCAGTCTGCTGGGAAACTTTGAg GAGTGTGTGCTGAACTACCGCCTGGAGCCTTTAGGGTTAGTGGAGGGTTTCACTGCGGAGGTCGGAGCCAGTGGGTCCTTCTGCCCCAGTCACCTGACCTTACCTGTCGATGTGTCATTCTATAGCGTCTCTGATGACAACGCTCCCTCACCATATATG GGTGTGATCAACCTGGAGTCCCTGGGAAAACGGGGCTACCGAGTACCTCCGTCAGGAACCATTCAAGTG ACCTTATTCAACCCTAACAAGACCGTGGTAAAGATGTTTGTTGTGATGTACGACCTACGAGCCATGCCAGCTGGACACCAGACCTTCCTACGCCAGAGGACCTTCTCTGTTCCCGTCCGCCGTGACAGTAACagtcagagcagcaggaggTCCGCCGCCCTGGGCCAGGGACGCACCTTGCGCTACCTCGTTCATCTGAG gTTCCAGAGCTCTAAGTCTGGGAAGATCTACCTCCATAGGGACATCCGCCTGCTCTTTTCCAGGAAGTCCATGGAGGTGGACAGTGGTGCTGCCTACGAGCTCCAGTCCTTCACTGAGTTGCCCATTGATCCGCCATTCTCTCCCCGCTGCTGA
- the LOC122772404 gene encoding cAMP-regulated phosphoprotein 19-like gives MSGHNEEAQTVEETLVDEKEVQDKVISPEKAEEAKLKVRYPHLGNKPGGSDLLRKRLQKGQKYFDSGDYNMAKAKIKNKQLPTAAPEKTEITGDHIPTPQDLPQRKPSLVASKLAG, from the exons ATGTCGGGGCATAACGAAGAAGCGCAGACGGTGGAGGAGACTTTAGTGGACGAGAAG GAGGTTCAGGACAAGGTGATCAGTCCTGAAAAGGCAGAGGAGGCTAAACTGAAAGTCAGATACCCACACTTAGGAAATAAACCTGGAGGCTCTGATCTGCTCCGCAAACGGCTCCAAAAGGGG CAAAAGTATTTTGACTCAGGCGACTATAACATGGCTAAAGCAAAAATCAAGAACAAACAGTTGCCAACAGCTGCACCAGAGAAGACTGAGATCACGGGCGACCACATCCCTACCCCCCAGGACCTGCCCCAAAGGAAACCCTCTCTGGTGGCCAGTAAACTGGCAGGCTGA